The genomic window TCGGCATTGGCCCGCAGTTGGGCGGCCACCTCGCTCAGCGCCGCGTTTTTTTGCGAAGTGGGCAATGTTCCCAGCACCCGTCCGGCGCGGCGGGCTTGAATAGCCATCTGCCGCACGCTGAGCAGTGAGGCGGAGCGGGAACCGGGCAAAGTGCTGGTCATTCGAACAGGGTAGCAAGTTTGGATGAACGCAGGGGACAGAGCGCCGCCGCGAACCAGCAAAAAACGCCCCAACCAAAGATGCAGGCTGGGGCAAGTTCATTCACAGCTTAGGGAATCAGGTACGTCACCACCAATTGCGCTTTATTGGCATTGTTGCTAATAGCGATATAGTCCGACGCATTGTCGCCGTTGGTATCAATCGGGAATTTCATCCGCACTTCGCTGAGATTGCCGCGTGCGGCGCGGTTGGTCAGATCGTCTTTGAGCCAGGGGCTGATGTCGCTGGCATTCCAACCCGTGGTGGTGCCAACGAAAAAACAGATGCCGGAGCCGCAGGGCGTTTCATCGGTCAGACCGCGCACGTCAGTACTCAGCGGCGCAATGTTGTAAGCGCTGCCCACGATGGTATTGCCATAAGTCACGTGCTCCAACACCACGCTTTTGCCGAGCAGAACACAGAAGAGGCCACTGCAAGAAGAAGCTGGGAACAAATCGGTGAACGGCATACCCACAATCGGCGAATTGACATACATCCTCAGCCGCGCCGACAACACATTGTTGGGGTCAAGGCCAGAAGGCAAACTGGAAATATCGAAGCCGACGAAACCGCGCCGGGATGTATTGTTGCTTTGATCTCCCACCAAAATGTCGCTTGCCACCGAGTTCACGGCGAAGGTGTTGCTGATTTCGCCCACCGTCGTGGCCTTGATCGGCAAAGTGACCGACAGCTGTTTGTAGGTCTTGAAGGTCGCGTTGGCCGGATTGCTCAGCGCGTTGCCTGCCAAGTCAGTGGCGGTGTTGGTGACCTGGAAACTGTAGGACTTGCCCGCAGCGGTATACGCCAAATCTGCATTGGGATTGACCGTCATCACCGTGCCGCCCGCACTCCAGGTAATGGTGCTGGCTCCCACGTCCGCCGATTGAAAAGCCGCCTGAGCACTGGCCTGATTCATCGGCTCCGAAAAAGTCACGACGATGTTGGCGTCTTTGGCAACCCCTGTAGCGGCGTTGGCAGGCGAGACCGAGACAATCGTGGGCGCAGTGGTGTCGGGGGCATTGGAACGGGTCACGGTCAGGGTGGTGGACGTTTCATTGCCCGCCGCATCTTTGGCATACACGACGATGGTGTTGCTGCCGACATTAAGCGCTGCCGGAAAGCTGAAGGTGTCGCCGACCGTCACGCTCTGACGTGCGCCGCCGTTGAGGGTGTATTCGATAGCGGTAACCCCGACATTGTCGCTGCTGGTGCCGCTAACGGTGATGCTGGCATTGGTGGTGGTCGGCGCTGCTGAGGCGCTGAGTGTCGGCTTGGTGGTATCGCCTGCGGGAGTTGGTGTGCCGCCGCTGCAAGCCGTGAGCGCCAAACCGAGCGTCAGTACTGCTACACCTTGTAAAAAAGAACGCTGCATCTTTGTTCCTCCTTGCCTCTTGAATTGAGAGCAAAAGTAGCAAAAGGAGCGTCAAAAACTTGTCAAACATTTGGGCTTCAATCTGTCAAACCCGGCGCAGTCCCTTCCTATGCGCCAGAGGGCAAGCTCAGCGCTCTGGGTTTACCGTTCAGGCCGGGATGCAAAATCAACACGTCGAGTTGGGCGTGCGGCACCAAAAAAGGCAGCCACGAATGAGAAAGGTAGCTCCGCGCCTGCCCAGCTTGTTCCAGCAAGTTGAGGCGCTCACCCCCCGCGCCGCGCCCGTCGAGGCCGCGCAGCACCAAGACGGCCCGCTCGCCGCTGCTGACTTCCCAGATGTCAGCCCGCCCGCTGCGGTCTATACCAGCAGCGTCGCGGTATTCAAATTCATGTGCTTCCCGTAGAAGTCGCACCCCAAAGCCCCCTTGTTGACTGATCGTTGGCAGCAGCTTAGCAAGTGAGGCGGGTACACATGCCCCTCAAGTGAGTACCGAACTCATCGAAAGAGCTCGCTGGCCTTAAGACTAACTTAATTTAGCCCTGAATTGATCGTAGCCGAACTCCCGCACGATTTCATAGGTGCCGTTTTGATGCCAAATACCGATGTCGGGATGCTTGACGCCGTTAAAGAAGGAAGTCTTGACCATGGTGTAATGCATCATGTCGTCAAAGATGACTCGGTCACCGACTTTGAGTTCATTGGGAAAAGAATATTCGTCGATCACGTCGCCCGCCAAGCAAGTGGTGCCGCCCAGCAAGTAATCATGGACCAGTTCGCCCGGTAAAGCCGCACCGAGGACATTTGGGCGGTAAGGCATTTCCATGACGTCGGGCATGTGGGCGCTGACCGAGACATCGAGCAGGGCGATCTTCTTGCCGTTTTCCACCACGTCGAGTACGGTGCTGAGCAGCCAGCCAGTCTGCCAGCCAAAGGCCGAACCCGGTTCCAGAATCACGTCCACGTTCCACTTCTGGCGGAAGTCTCGCACCAGCCGGATCAAGCGGTCGGTGTCGTAGCCGGCGCGGGTCATCAGGTGGCCGCCGCCGAAGTTGACCCACTGCATCTGCGGCAAGAACTCGCCGAAATTGCGCTCCACGACTTCCAAGGTGCGCTCCAGGGTGTCGGAATCTTTTTCGCAGAGGGTATGAAAGTGCAGGCCGTCCACGCCGTTAAGGAGATCGGGGCGGAAGTTGCTGCGGGTCACGCCGAGACGCGAAAATGGCCCGGCAGGGTTGTAGAGATCGGTTTCGACTTCGGCGTATTCGGGATTGATGCGGATGCCGATGCCGACTTGTTTGCCTGCGGCGCGGGCAGCTTCGACTTGTGGCTTAAAACGCTCCCACTGCGAGAACGAATTGAAGCTCAGGTGGTCGGCCAGTTCCAGGAGTTGCGGGAACTCATTGTCGGCGTAGGCCGGAGCGTAGACATGCACCTCGCCGCGCATTTCCTGCTTGGCCAAAATCGCTTCGTTGAGGCTGCTGGCGGTGGCTCCAGTGACGCCGTATTCGCGCAGCCAATGGAAGGTGCTGAACATCGAAAAGCCCTTAAAAGCCACGATAATTTGCGCTCCACTGGCGGCCTGCACCTGCGAAATCAGCGACAAGTTGCGCCGCAGCCTTGATTCGTCAAGCACGAAGGCGGGGCTGGGAATGGTGTCCCAGGGGATTTGCTCGGCGGGATAGACGTCGGGGAGGGTGATCTGGAATTCGGCGGGGGCGGCAGTCATAAGGCTTAGGGTACAAGATCGGTGAGTGGGCTTTTGTGCCGATTCCAACGGGGGCGTTTTGCACTACACTTCCCCCCATGTCTACGGTTTTTTCAGGAATCCAGCCCACCGGCGAGCCGCACATCGGCAACCTGTTTGGGGCGATGTTCAATTACGTCAAATTGGGCGAGCAGTACGGCAAAAACGCCATTTACTGCATCGTGGATTTGCACGCGCCGACCAATCCTCTGGCTTACGACAAAGATACCTTGGCCCGCCTGACTTACGAAATGGCGCTGGCGAATATGGCGGTAGGGCTCGACCCCGAAAAAGTTATTTTCTTCGTGCAGTCGCATGTCCGCGAGCATTCGGAGCTGAGTTGGCTCTTTACGGTGCAGACTCCGGTGGGCGAGTTGGAGCGCATGACCCAGTACAAAGACAAAGCCGGCAAGCTGGAGAGCGTCCCGGCGGGGCTGCTGATGTACCCGGTGCTGATGGCCGCCGACATCCTTTTGTATAAGGCCGACACTGTGCCCGTCGGTGAAGATCAGCTTCAGCACATTGAGCTGACCCGCGAAATTGCCCGGAGATTTAACCACACCTTCGGGGAGACATTTCCTGAGCCGAGGGCGGTGCTGACCCAAGAAGCCCTGCGGGTGCCCGGCGTGGACGGCAACGGCAAGATGGGCAAAAGCAAGGGGCCGGGCAGCACCATCGGCATCTTGGAGGACTTCGGCAGCATCTGGCAAAAGCTGCGGGTCGCTCCCACCGACCCCGCCCGCGTGCGCCGCACTGATCCGGGCAACCCCGACATCTGCCTGATCTTCGATTACCACAAACTCTTCAGCGACCTGCCGACCATCCAGATGGTGGACGTGGAGTGCCGCCGCGCCGGAATCGGCTGCATCGATTGCAAAAAAGCCCTGCTGACCGGCATCGAGCGCACGCTGACGCCCATTCAGGAGCGGGCCGCCGAGTTGCAGCAACGCCCCCAGCAGGTTTACGACGCGCTGGCCCACGGAGCCGATCAGGCCCGCGCTATCGCCCAGCCGGTCATGGAAGAAGTGCGGGAGAAAATGGGGTTTTTGAAGCTGTGAGCGCAAGCAGTTGATGGCGCGTGCAAAAAACACCGTTGAGCCGTCATCAAATTTGACTTCTCTCACGGCGGCCAATCCTTTCCTGTTCACCTTTCCCAACTTTTCCGGCACGCTCAGTGAGCTGGCCGCCGAGTTGCGCTCCGAGCGGCTGGAACCGGGCGAGGTGCCGCTGCTGCTGCTGACCCGCGAAGTGCTGGCGCGGGCAGCCGCCCAGCAGCTGAGGCCTGAAGAACACGCCGAAACGCTGCCGCTGCTGGCTGGGGTGATTGCCCTCAAGGCCCGTTTGCTACTGCCGAAACCAGAAGCGCTGGCGGCAGAAGGCGCGGGCGAATGGGACGAGTTGGAAGAGGTGCTGGAAAGCGTGGAAGCTTTGGCCGAGCTGGACGCTCTGGTGTCGTTTTTGAGTCAGCGGCGCTCGGAGCGGGCGGGACTGATCGCGGCGCGGCCTCTCGATCTCCAGTTGCCCCGAAAAGTGCGGCCAGCGGCGGGCAGCGCGGGGCTGGCCAAATTGGTCAAGGCCGCCCAAAGCACGGTGCGCGAAGTGCAGGTGCCGCTGCTTTCCCGCGAGCGCCTGACCCTGGCCGGAGCGCTGCGGGCACTCAGCGCCTTTGGCACGCGGCTGCGAACGTTTACTTTTTTCAGCGTACCGGTGAAAGACTGGGGCGAGCGGGCCACCTATTTTTTGGCGCTGCTGGAAGGCGTCAAGGACGGAACGTTCAGCGTGCAGCAAGCCGAGCCATTCGCGGACATCGAGGTGCGGCACTTGCGCGAGGAGTTGGAAGAGGTGTCTTAGGCGGATTGCTGAACGCGGGAAAAGTGCTAGACCTTCTTCCGCGCAGACTCGAAGGCCTGCACCCAACCGGAATAGTTGCGGGCAATCTGGCTGACGGCGGCTTCACGGCTGATTTCCTTTGCCAAATAGGCCTTGAGGGCGTCCCAGAAGGTCGTTCGGCCCACCGCGAAACCGGTGAAGCCGGGAGTGGTCGCTGCGGTCTCCAGCCACGCTTTGACTTGCTGGTCGTCCGCGCCGCGCCCCAAGATAATCAGGTCTACGTTGCCGCGTCCGCCGCACCGAGCGGCTTGCACCAGCGCCTCAGCGTTTTGGTGGCTGCCGACGCCCTCCACTTTCCACAGTTGCGGTTCTATGCCCGCGTCTTGCAACTCGTGAATGGCCCGCACCATCAACTCGGGGCGAATCTGAGTATCGTAATCAGCAGTTTTTTCCGTGTCGGTGGCGGGAACGAGCAATTCAAACATCAGCGGACGCTGAGCAGCCTGCAAGTAAGTGGACAGGCGGGCTAATTTCTCTCGCTGGCGGGCGTTGGATTCGCCGTCCCCGGTGGGGTTGTAGCGCACCAGCACCTTGACATACGCCGGGTTCATCGCCTCGATATGGGCCTCATAGTCGTCTCCATATTCGAAGTCGAACTCGTCTTGGCCGCTCTTTTCCACCGGACAGGCGGTCAGGATGCCGCGCCGCTGGGCGTCTTGTAAAATTTCCGCGCCGAACTGCTCGTCGACCAGAATGCCGCCTTTGTCTAGGGCCTCGTTCGCTTCCAAAAAGCCCTCGTAGACCACTTGCTTGGCGGCTTTGATCTGAGCGGTCTGCTCGGCACTCAGGGGCGGCTCTAAGCCGAACAGGCCCTGCTCGAACGAACCCCGGTGGTCAAACGGCAGGATGTAAAGGGCGCTGGGATTGGGTTTCATGAGAGCAACGTACACCCCCAGCCCCAGCGCCCGGATGAAGACAAGTCAAAGACGGCTCAATCTGTGCCGTGCGAGATGATTTCTTGGTTGATCTTCGGCTCGTCCACTGCGATGCGGTGACGGAACACGTAATAATTCCAAGCTTGGTAGCCGATAATCAGCGGCAAGAAAATTCCGCCCACGATGGTCATCAGGTACAGCGTGTACGGCTGGCTGGCGGCGTTGCGGATGGTCAGATCGTAGGCCGCGCCGAGGGTGGACGGCAAGACTTTGGGAAACAAACCCAGAAAGACCGTGACCACCGAAAAGACTATGGTGAGGCTGCTCATGGCAAAGCTCAGTCCATCGCGCTTGAGGCGCAGAGAAAGCCAGATGCCGGCCAAAGTCAGCGCCGCCAGCGCAGGCAAGACCCAATTGCTGAGCCCGAAGCTTCTGAACAGCTCCTCGCGCACGTAGCCGAGGTAGACAAAGCCCAGCACCGCGACGGTGGCAAATGCGCCCCAGAACAGCGCCGCCGAACGGGCGCGGGCGTGGAGTGCGCTCTGGGTGTCCAGGCGCAGCAGCAAAAAGGTTGCGCCATGCAGCATAAACAGCAGCGTGGTGGTCAGGCCGCCGAACAGGGTAAAGGGGGTGATGTAACTGGTCAGCGTGCCTTGATAAACGCCCGCCTGACCGATTGGAAGGCCCTGCACCAGCGCCGCCATGATCAGCCCCCAGGCAAACGCCGGAATAAAACTGCCGATAAAACTGGTCACGTCCCAGAAGACGCGCCAGTGGCGGTGATCCACCTGCGCCCGGAACTCGAAAGCCACCCCGCGTCCGATCAGGGCCAGCAAAATCAGGGTGAAGAGTGGATAGAGGCCGGTCAGGAGTGCGCCGTACCACAGCGGGAAGGTGGCAAAAATCGCGCCCGCCGCCAAAATGACCCAGACTTCATTGCCGTCCCAAAACGGGCCGATGGTGTTGATCAGCGCCTTGCGTTCGCGCTCGTTGCGGGCCAGAAAGGGGCGCAGCAAATCCACGCCGAAGTCGAAGCCTTCAAGGAAAAAGTAAATGGCAAAGCAGGCCGTGACAATCCAAAACCAAAGTGCGGCGTAGTCCATTGGGGGAGTCCTCCAGAGTAGATGCGAAGGTGGAAAGGCAACCGCTAATGCTCACTTCTCCCAACTTCTCGCAGAGAGAGATGGAGGGGCAGAGGGGGTGGTGAGCAGTGCGAATCCCTCAGCTCCCCTTCAATTTCACCGGATCAGATCCCAGCGTGTAATCCGGCGCGGGCACGCTGGCCAGTTCGGTGTCGGGCGGGTGCATTCCGGCGCGGGCGGTGCGGGTCAGCAAGAAGACGTCTAAGCCGATCAGCAGCAGGTAAATAATCCAGAAGGCCACCAAGCTGGCGATCACGTAGGCCACCGGCAGCGGACTCACCGCGTCTTTGGTAAGCAGCAACCCCTGAACCACCCAGGGTTGCCGCCCGATTTCGGTGGTAACAAAGCCCGAAAAGTTGGCGAGGTGCGGCACCAGAGGCATGATCAACAGAAAGATCAGGTAGCCTTTGGCGGTTTCCAGCTGGCCTTTTCGCCACAGCCACAGCCCCCACAGCACCGTCAATAGCATGATTCCGCCGAGGCCCACCATGATCCGGAAGGCCCAGTAGACCGGCCAAACAGGAGGAATGTAATTGCCAGGGCCGTACGTTTTGACCATCTCGGCTTGCAGCTCGTTCATGCCCTGCGCCTTTTGATAGAGGTTGTCGAAGGCCAAGAATGACCCGAGGTACGGGACTTCCAGCGAGAACAGATTGCGGTTTTGGGTATTGCTGGGCAGAGCGATCAGGCTTTCGGGCATACTGCCGCCCTCCGGCGTGTCCCACAGGGCGCTGAAGGCCGCGTACTTCATCGGCTGATCGCGCACGGCGCTTTGGCCCTGAATATGCCCGCTGGCCACCACGCCCAAACTGCCCAGGGTCGCCAGCACCAAAGCGAGGTGCAGGCCCGTTTTGAAGAGGGGGATTTCGTGCTTGCGCCGCAGGTGGTAGCCGCTGACGGCCATCACGAAAAAGGCCGCCACGGTCAGGCCACCTGCGAAGATGTGCGAGAACCACTGCCAGCCTTTAGGATTGGTCATGACGGCCCAAAACGAGGTCAGCACCGCTTGACCGTTCAGGATTTCGTAGCCGACCGGGTGCTGCATCCAGGCGTTGGCAATGATGATCCAAAACGCGCTGATGGCAGTGCCGATAGCCACCAACCAGATAAAACTCAGGTTGAGCCAGCTCGGCAAGCGGTCTTTGCCAAACCACCACAAACCGAGGAAGGTACTCTCCAAAAAGAAGGCCATCAGCACTTCTAGGGCCAGCGGCACGCCGAAAATATTGCCGACGAAGTTGGAAAAGACCTGCCAGTTCATACCGAACTGAAATTCCTGCACGATGCCGGTGACGACGCCCACCACGAAATTGATGAAAAACAGGTGACCGAAAAAGCGGGTCAGCCGCTCGAGGTCGTCACTTTTGCGCACGAAAGCCAGCGTTTGCAGCAGCGCGATAAAAACGGCAAAGCCCACTGTAAACGGCACGAAGAAAAAGTGGAAAATACTGGTGGTGGCAAACTGAAAGCGCGAGAGTTCAAGGGTGCTAAAGTCCATGTGGCAGC from Deinococcus detaillensis includes these protein-coding regions:
- a CDS encoding 2-deoxy-5-keto-D-gluconate 6-phosphate aldolase domain-containing protein; the protein is MKPNPSALYILPFDHRGSFEQGLFGLEPPLSAEQTAQIKAAKQVVYEGFLEANEALDKGGILVDEQFGAEILQDAQRRGILTACPVEKSGQDEFDFEYGDDYEAHIEAMNPAYVKVLVRYNPTGDGESNARQREKLARLSTYLQAAQRPLMFELLVPATDTEKTADYDTQIRPELMVRAIHELQDAGIEPQLWKVEGVGSHQNAEALVQAARCGGRGNVDLIILGRGADDQQVKAWLETAATTPGFTGFAVGRTTFWDALKAYLAKEISREAAVSQIARNYSGWVQAFESARKKV
- a CDS encoding segregation/condensation protein A, which produces MTSLTAANPFLFTFPNFSGTLSELAAELRSERLEPGEVPLLLLTREVLARAAAQQLRPEEHAETLPLLAGVIALKARLLLPKPEALAAEGAGEWDELEEVLESVEALAELDALVSFLSQRRSERAGLIAARPLDLQLPRKVRPAAGSAGLAKLVKAAQSTVREVQVPLLSRERLTLAGALRALSAFGTRLRTFTFFSVPVKDWGERATYFLALLEGVKDGTFSVQQAEPFADIEVRHLREELEEVS
- a CDS encoding Ig-like domain-containing protein is translated as MQRSFLQGVAVLTLGLALTACSGGTPTPAGDTTKPTLSASAAPTTTNASITVSGTSSDNVGVTAIEYTLNGGARQSVTVGDTFSFPAALNVGSNTIVVYAKDAAGNETSTTLTVTRSNAPDTTAPTIVSVSPANAATGVAKDANIVVTFSEPMNQASAQAAFQSADVGASTITWSAGGTVMTVNPNADLAYTAAGKSYSFQVTNTATDLAGNALSNPANATFKTYKQLSVTLPIKATTVGEISNTFAVNSVASDILVGDQSNNTSRRGFVGFDISSLPSGLDPNNVLSARLRMYVNSPIVGMPFTDLFPASSCSGLFCVLLGKSVVLEHVTYGNTIVGSAYNIAPLSTDVRGLTDETPCGSGICFFVGTTTGWNASDISPWLKDDLTNRAARGNLSEVRMKFPIDTNGDNASDYIAISNNANKAQLVVTYLIP
- a CDS encoding cytochrome ubiquinol oxidase subunit I; amino-acid sequence: MDFSTLELSRFQFATTSIFHFFFVPFTVGFAVFIALLQTLAFVRKSDDLERLTRFFGHLFFINFVVGVVTGIVQEFQFGMNWQVFSNFVGNIFGVPLALEVLMAFFLESTFLGLWWFGKDRLPSWLNLSFIWLVAIGTAISAFWIIIANAWMQHPVGYEILNGQAVLTSFWAVMTNPKGWQWFSHIFAGGLTVAAFFVMAVSGYHLRRKHEIPLFKTGLHLALVLATLGSLGVVASGHIQGQSAVRDQPMKYAAFSALWDTPEGGSMPESLIALPSNTQNRNLFSLEVPYLGSFLAFDNLYQKAQGMNELQAEMVKTYGPGNYIPPVWPVYWAFRIMVGLGGIMLLTVLWGLWLWRKGQLETAKGYLIFLLIMPLVPHLANFSGFVTTEIGRQPWVVQGLLLTKDAVSPLPVAYVIASLVAFWIIYLLLIGLDVFLLTRTARAGMHPPDTELASVPAPDYTLGSDPVKLKGS
- the trpS gene encoding tryptophan--tRNA ligase is translated as MSTVFSGIQPTGEPHIGNLFGAMFNYVKLGEQYGKNAIYCIVDLHAPTNPLAYDKDTLARLTYEMALANMAVGLDPEKVIFFVQSHVREHSELSWLFTVQTPVGELERMTQYKDKAGKLESVPAGLLMYPVLMAADILLYKADTVPVGEDQLQHIELTREIARRFNHTFGETFPEPRAVLTQEALRVPGVDGNGKMGKSKGPGSTIGILEDFGSIWQKLRVAPTDPARVRRTDPGNPDICLIFDYHKLFSDLPTIQMVDVECRRAGIGCIDCKKALLTGIERTLTPIQERAAELQQRPQQVYDALAHGADQARAIAQPVMEEVREKMGFLKL
- the nspC gene encoding carboxynorspermidine decarboxylase; the protein is MTAAPAEFQITLPDVYPAEQIPWDTIPSPAFVLDESRLRRNLSLISQVQAASGAQIIVAFKGFSMFSTFHWLREYGVTGATASSLNEAILAKQEMRGEVHVYAPAYADNEFPQLLELADHLSFNSFSQWERFKPQVEAARAAGKQVGIGIRINPEYAEVETDLYNPAGPFSRLGVTRSNFRPDLLNGVDGLHFHTLCEKDSDTLERTLEVVERNFGEFLPQMQWVNFGGGHLMTRAGYDTDRLIRLVRDFRQKWNVDVILEPGSAFGWQTGWLLSTVLDVVENGKKIALLDVSVSAHMPDVMEMPYRPNVLGAALPGELVHDYLLGGTTCLAGDVIDEYSFPNELKVGDRVIFDDMMHYTMVKTSFFNGVKHPDIGIWHQNGTYEIVREFGYDQFRAKLS
- the cydB gene encoding cytochrome d ubiquinol oxidase subunit II, which translates into the protein MDYAALWFWIVTACFAIYFFLEGFDFGVDLLRPFLARNERERKALINTIGPFWDGNEVWVILAAGAIFATFPLWYGALLTGLYPLFTLILLALIGRGVAFEFRAQVDHRHWRVFWDVTSFIGSFIPAFAWGLIMAALVQGLPIGQAGVYQGTLTSYITPFTLFGGLTTTLLFMLHGATFLLLRLDTQSALHARARSAALFWGAFATVAVLGFVYLGYVREELFRSFGLSNWVLPALAALTLAGIWLSLRLKRDGLSFAMSSLTIVFSVVTVFLGLFPKVLPSTLGAAYDLTIRNAASQPYTLYLMTIVGGIFLPLIIGYQAWNYYVFRHRIAVDEPKINQEIISHGTD